Within the Thiohalobacter sp. IOR34 genome, the region GACAGGCCCATGCCGGTCCCCTTGCCCACGTCCTTGGTGGTATAGAAAGGATCGAACATGGAATCCACGACCTCGGGCTTGATCCCCGGGCCCGTGTCACCGATCCGCAGTTCCACGTAATCGCCGGCCACCACGGCATGGCAGGAAGCACAGACGGCATCCGACTCCCGGGTTCGCCGCAGGGTGATGGCGAGCCGGCCCTTGCCCTGCATGGCATCACGCGCGTTGATGCAGAGATTCATGATGATCTGGTGCATCTGCACGGGACCGATACGCACCTGCGGTACGTCGCTGCCGATTTCGATCTGCACCTCGATGCTGGACGGCAGGGTGGAGCCCAGAAGCTTCACCGCCTCCTTGACCATGGGTGCCAGATTCAGGGGGCTGGCATCATTGGCCCCGCTGCGGCTGAAGGCCAGCATCTGGGCGATCAGGTCCCGGGCCCGCTCCCCGGCGCGGTAGACCTCGGCCAGGTATTCGGCGAGCTTGCCTTCGCCATCGGGCGCAAAGCGTTCCAGGGCCAGACCGGTATAGCCCATGATCGAGGCCAGGATGTTGTTGAAGTCATGGGCGATGCCGCCGGTTAGCTGACCGATGGCCTCCATCTTCTGCGCCTGCTGCAACTGACGCTGCAACTGGTCGCGTTCCCGGTGCGATTGCAGGGCCTTGATGCCGAACTGCAGATCATCGGCCAGCTCCTGCAGCAGTATCTGTTCCTCCCCGTCGAAGGCATTGTCCGAGGCCGCATAGATGTTCAGCACGCCCCACACCCGCTCACCATCGACCAGCGGCAGGGCAATCGAGGAGGCGTAGCCCTGGCGCCGGGCCGCCTCGCGCCAGGGGGCGTAGAGCGGATCCTCGCCGGTATCCCTGACCACCTGACGACGGCCGCTGCGAATCGCCCGGCCACTCGGACCGCGGCCACGCTCGGAATCGTCCCAGCGGATGTCCAGCGAACGGAGATACGCCGGGTCGACGCCATGCCAGGCTACCGGCCTGACCTCCTTCGCGCCATTCTGTTCCGCCATGCCGACCCAGGCCATGCGGTAACCACCGACCTCGACGATGATGCGGCAGATCTCGGCGAACAGCTCCTCCTCGCTGTTGGCCCTCACCAGGACCTGGTTGGCCTCGCTCAGCACCCGCAGCGCCCGGTTGAGGCGTCGCAGGGAACGCTCGGTATGACGGCGTTCAGTGATGTCGTGCTTGATGGCGATGAAGTGGCTGATGTCACCGCGCTCGTCCCGCACCGGGGTGATGGTCTCCTCCTCTACGTACAACCGCCCATCCTTGCGCCGGTTGACCACTTCACCACACCAGACCTTGCCACCGAGAATGGTGTGCCACAGGTCTTCGAAGACCGTCCGGTCATGTATCCCGGAGTTGAGGAGACGCGGATTCCTGCCGACCGCCTCGTCACGGCCGTAGCCGGTCAGGCGGGTGAAGGCCTGGTTGACCCACTGGATGACGCCCTGCCGGTCGGTGATGATGATGGCATTGGCTGCCGCCTCCAGCGCCGAGGCCTGAAGGCGCAGTGTCTCCTGAGCCTGACTCATGGCATCCAGGGTGCGACGCAGGGTCCGGGTAGTGCTGTTGAGACGGAACAGCAGCCACATGAGGTAGAGGATCAGCAACAGGGAGGCGACATAGAGCACCATCCGATAGATGCGCGCCTGCTGCTGCTGGCGGTCGTGATATTGGCTGTAGGCGCCATAGAGCGCGTCGATGCGCCTGTCGACGGGCAGACTGAGGAGGTGGCGAACGGTTTCGTCCAGGGCCGACTTCTTGTCCAGCAGCAGGGTGGCGTGGGCGAACAGGTTGGATACTTCCGCCTGCAGCGTCGGCGTCAGACGTGACTGTTCGCGACGCAAGCCGTCGAGGATGGCGGCCACCCTGTCACGCTCAGCGCTGTCGCCACTTAGCAGGAAGATCAGCATGTGTTCCAGCAGGCCATCGAGGCGTTGCCGGATCATCGGCGCCTGATCACGGACGAGCTGCTTGAGCCGCATGCCGGCGCCAGGGAAGTAGTGCGCCGAATTCTTGAACAGCGCCTCCAGCGACATGAAGTCTCCGATCGCCTGCCGCTTGCTGCGTATCGTCTGTTCCAGGGCAGTCAGATTGACGCCGATGCCCTGCTCCGTCTTGCCGATGTCAAGCAGCAGCCCATGGAGCTCTCCCAGCGTGGCGGTGAGCGCCTTGAGCCGCCCGTTCATGCCGTCATAGTGGTTGACC harbors:
- a CDS encoding DAHL domain-containing protein, encoding MRRALFLPLSLGGLLLLFLTFVYLKTQSVDREHYKAIEAAVASLKQLNTDLDQEMLQVRYGLVNHYDGMNGRLKALTATLGELHGLLLDIGKTEQGIGVNLTALEQTIRSKRQAIGDFMSLEALFKNSAHYFPGAGMRLKQLVRDQAPMIRQRLDGLLEHMLIFLLSGDSAERDRVAAILDGLRREQSRLTPTLQAEVSNLFAHATLLLDKKSALDETVRHLLSLPVDRRIDALYGAYSQYHDRQQQQARIYRMVLYVASLLLILYLMWLLFRLNSTTRTLRRTLDAMSQAQETLRLQASALEAAANAIIITDRQGVIQWVNQAFTRLTGYGRDEAVGRNPRLLNSGIHDRTVFEDLWHTILGGKVWCGEVVNRRKDGRLYVEEETITPVRDERGDISHFIAIKHDITERRHTERSLRRLNRALRVLSEANQVLVRANSEEELFAEICRIIVEVGGYRMAWVGMAEQNGAKEVRPVAWHGVDPAYLRSLDIRWDDSERGRGPSGRAIRSGRRQVVRDTGEDPLYAPWREAARRQGYASSIALPLVDGERVWGVLNIYAASDNAFDGEEQILLQELADDLQFGIKALQSHRERDQLQRQLQQAQKMEAIGQLTGGIAHDFNNILASIMGYTGLALERFAPDGEGKLAEYLAEVYRAGERARDLIAQMLAFSRSGANDASPLNLAPMVKEAVKLLGSTLPSSIEVQIEIGSDVPQVRIGPVQMHQIIMNLCINARDAMQGKGRLAITLRRTRESDAVCASCHAVVAGDYVELRIGDTGPGIKPEVVDSMFDPFYTTKDVGKGTGMGLSMVHGIVHEHGGHIIVETAPGEGALFRVLLPAAKEAGDGEGGEGQQEPAPDAGGRILIVDDEGSVAGFMAELLESHGYQAVTCADGRQALETFSADPRGFDLVITDQTMPGLTGAELAGRILALRPEIPIILCTGYSEYLDEAEVQKIGIRAYLAKPVPATLLLAEVNRLLVEVS